The window GTAGACGTTGCCTGACCCCTGGTTGCGGTAGACGGAAAGGTAGACGGTGCCTGACCCCTTTTTTCGACAAGGTGCTGTAGTATCATGATTGAAAGAATACGTCACCGTATTTACGGAACGGGACACCAGGCCGGCGTAGCTCAGTTGGTAGAGCAGCGCACTTGTAATGCGCAGGTCGTAGGTTCGACTCCTATCGCCGGCTCCACAAAATATTCTTCGAACCTACGGCATAACGGTTCTCAGCCATCTTTGAGTGCCGGGTTGTGCTTGCCGATATTCCTCAAAATAACGGTCGATTTATCGTCCCCAAACTCCCAGGTGAAGCGATAAAAATCCGTCACCCTTGAGGCATAGATTGCGCCTCTGATCCGTTCAGTTTTGAGCGACGGGTAGAACGGATCTTGAGTGAAAAGACTCAATTGTTTAGCGAATCTCTTCTTGATGTCCCGGGGGAGTTTTTCGAAGGCTTTGTCGAACCTATGCAGACTTGCGATTTTTTCCAGAGGCACGCGAACTGATGTCCTTCTTGAATTCATCCGTTGTCATTATAGTCAAGCGATTTGGATGGATTTCACTGCGTGTTTGCGGCGGGTTGACGCGACAGCGTCCTGACTCCCAAAAGTTAAGTGGACAGCGCCGAGGACTTTCGTTATACTTTCTTCACGACGATGACAAGAAGGGGCTGATGCTGTCCCTCACCCTGAGGTGCCAGATAAATTGGCGGAGCGTAGAATGGTTGCCGGCAGGGTTATCCATATCGGATAGTAGAGGGTGGCATTGTGCCACCTGTATTTTTTTGTGCATGAAACTATCGCAGGAGGTGTCGCTATAACTGGAAAGCTCAGGGTCAACGAAATGATCAGGTGCCCGTCTGTCAGGCTTATCTCGGATAGTGGTGAGCAGCTTGGCATCAAGCCTATCGAGGAGGCCCAGAGCATTGCCCTCGAGAAGGATCTGGACCTCGTAGAGGTGGCCCCGCAGGGGACGCCGCCCGTATGCAAGATCATGGACTATGGCAAGTTTTGTTATGAGCAGGAGCAGAAGCAGAAGGTGGCACGCAAGAAGCAGAGCGTGATCGTGGTCAAAGAGATGAAGATGAGGCCGAAGATTGACGTCCACGATTACGAGACCAAGAAGAAGCACGTAGTCAGGTTTTTGAGCCAGGGAAACAAGGTGAAGGTGACCATAATGTTCCGCGGGCGTGAGATGACTCACACGGAACTCGGGCTCAATCTCCTGAATCGCCTGGCGGCGGATGTAAGCGACATTGCGATGGTGGAAGCGAAGGCGAGGCTTGACGGGCGAAACATGCCGATGGTCCTCTCGCCGATTGCCGTCGTGGAGCCCAAAAAGGAGTGATTGTATGCCAAAAATGAAAACGCACAGGGGAGCGGCCAAGCGGTTTCGAGTAACTGGCAGGGGAAAACTGATGCGAAAGCACGCTTACAATGGCCACCTTTTTACCGATAAGAGCGCGAAGCGAAAGCACAGGCTGGACAGCCAGAGCGAGGTCTCTCCAGCGGACGACGCGACAATGCGTAAGACGCTGGGCGTTTCAAAGGCCAGATAACCGTCTTGTTTCAAAGAGATTAGCCGAGAAATTTTCAGGAGAGTTGATCATTATGCCAAGGACAAGCAACAGTGTCGCGACAAGGCAGCGCAGAAAAAAAGTGCTCAAGATGGCGCGAGGTTATCGCGGGCCAAAGAGCAAGTGTTTCAAGTCGGCGAACGAGCAGGTCATGCATTCGCTTCAATACGCGTACAGGGACAGGCGCGTCAGAAAGCGGGAGTTTCGCAAGCTGTGGATAAGCCGGATCAACGCCGCGGCCCGTGAGCACGGGATGTCTTACAACAAGTTCATAAATGGTCTGAAGTGCGCGGATGTCGAAGTCGATAGAAAAATACTTGCCGATATTGCCGTGCGTGACCCCGAGACGTTTGGGCAACTGGTCGAAGTGGCCCGTGGGGGCAAGCCTGGAAAGACAGCCGACAAGGCCAAGAGCGCTGGAAAAGCGGCTACGAAGGCCGCCGCGGCATCATCTAAAACCGCCAAAGCCACTGACGTTCCGGCCGCGAGCTAGCGCGTGAAGCATGAAACGCGGAGCATGATGAATTCAATCACAAGCCGTAACCATGAGGTGATCAAGCGCTTCAGGAAATTGAGGCGTAGGTCTTATCGAGACGAATTCGGGCTATTCATGGTTGAAGGGCTCAATCTGATCCAGGAGGGGTTGGACGCCGGCGCGAGGCTCAAGGAGATTGCCTGCGTTGGGGCCCGCGTGGAAGACATTACCTGCATCAGGGACCGCATGAACGAGCCTGTTCTTGCTCATGAGGTGAGCGAATCTCTCATGAATTTGATTTCCGACGTGGTGACGTCGCAGGGTATCATAGGCATCATGGAGCAGGTGAGCGTGAGTTACGACGAGCTGATCTCGTCAGACCTTTCCCTGTTGCTCGTGGCAGATCAGGTCCGGGATCCTGGAAATTTGGGAGCGCTTCTCAGGATAGCGGACGCGGCGGGTGTGGATGGTTTTATCATGACGGCGGGATGCGTGGACCTGTACAACCCAAAGGTAGTGCGATCGGCGGCCGGCTCGCACTTTCACGTCCCCGTGGCGAGAGACGTAGAGATCGGAGCTTTTCGAAGGGATTTGAGCGACAGGGTCAGGATGCTCGGGCTCGAACCGCGGGGAAACAAGCGTTATCTCGATGAAGATTTCACTCGCCCTATCGCGCTGGTGGTCGGGAATGAGGCTTTCGGAATAGCGGAGGAAAACCGAATGTTCTTAGACGAGACCGTGTGCGTTCAGATGCCCGGCAAAGCGGAGTCGCTCAATGTGGCCTCGGCTGCCGCGGTCGTTTTGTTTGAGGCGTTGCGGCAACGGCAAGGCAACGGCGGAGGCTGAAATGTCGGATGACTTGATTGAGAAGTTCAGGGAGCTCACGGCGGACAGGCCCCTGCTGTCATCGCTTGTCGATGAGGCCATGGCCTTAATCGAGAGCTCTGACACTCTGGAGCAGCTCGAGGACACGCGCGTAAAATTACTGGGAAAGAAAGGAACGGTAACCGCCGTCTTCAAGAGCCTGGGCTCGCTTTCTCCCGAAGAGAAGCCGGTGGTCGGCGAGATAGGAAACGTCTTGCGCGCTCTGGTGGAACAGGAGCTTGCTCGCAAGGTTGAGCAGTTGATCGCGCTGGAGGTGGAACAGCGTCTTCGGCGCGAGGCCATAGACGTAACATTGCCGGGCAGGAGGCGCCCATTCGGTCATAAGCACTTGATCTCGCAGGTCATTTCTGAAGTTACAGACATATTCATGAGCCTCGGATACCGTGTCGTGACCGGTCCGGAGGTTGAGCTCGACTACTATAATTTTGAAGCGCTGAACCAGCCCCCTTATCATCCCGCGAGATCTTTGCAAGACACGCTGTACGTGAAACGGAAAGATCAGTTCAGTGACAGTCGCGAGGACATAATGCTTCGGACTCACACTTCGCCGGTGCAGATCAGGGTGATGGAGACCGAACGGCCGCCGCTGTACGTGATCAGTCCGGGAAAGGCTTATCGCAAGGATGAGGTGGACGCCACGCACTCTCCGGTATTCCACCAGGTCGAAGGCTTCGCGGTGGGTCGGGGAATTACCATGGGCGACCTCAAGGGCACGCTGGAAGTGTTTGTGAGAAAGATGTTTGGCGATGGGCGCGACGTGCGTTTCAGGCCGCACTTTTTCCCGTTCACCGAGCCGAGCGCCGAAGTGGACGTGTCGTGCTATGCGTGCGAGGGCTCGGGGTGTGCTTTGTGCAAGGGCGTCGGCTGGCTCGAGATACTTGGTTGCGGCATGATCGATCCGAACGTGTTCGAGTACGTTGGATACGATCCAGAGGAGTTCACGGGCTTTGCCTTCGGCGTAGGCATCGAGCGTATCGCGATGATGAAATACAACATTGATGACATGAGGGTTTTTTACGAGAACGACGCGCGCTTCCTGGCGCAATTCTAAAAAGGCATAATGGGGTCAAACCATTTTATGCGTTTTGCGGCAGATAAATGGGAGTACGTATAGAAACGCATAAAATGGTTTGACCCCATTATGCCTTTTGAACGAAAGGGTGCTTTTTGAGGGTTTCACTCGAGTGGCTCAAAGAATACGTTGATATATCGATGACAGCGCAGGAGCTGGCCGATGCTTTGTCGATGTCCGGCACCGCGGTGGACAGGGTGCTGACTCTCGACGGAGGCGTCACCGGCGTAGTGGTTGCCCGCGTAGTCGAAGTCAAGCCTCATCAGAACGCCGACAATTTGCGCATTGCCGTGGTCGATGACGGAACATCCGTTCGTGAGATAGTCTGCGGAGCGCCCAACCTCGAGGCGGGAATGATGAGCCCGTTCGCCCGGGAGGGCGCGATGCTTCCCGCCGTATCCACGAAACCGTTGCGTAAAGCCCGCATCAGGGGAGTCGAAAGCGACGGCATGCTGTTGAGCGCCGTGGAACTGGGAATCAGCGACGAACGCGCGGGCATACTCGAACTTCCGCCCGACACGCCATTGGGGGTCGATCTGTCTGATATTTTGCCGCTGGAGGATGTCGTACTGGATCTGGAGATTACCCCGAACCGCCCCGATTGCATGTCGATGACAGGCGTCGCGCGCGAGGTCTCCGCTCTGACAGGCGCCCCCATTCACATGCCCGTCGCCGGCCCGCGTGAGAAGGTGTCTAAAGCAGGAGAGTTTGCCACAATTATTGTTGAGGACACGGAGGGATGTCCGAGATACACCGCCATGGCTGTCACAGGCGTAACCATCGGGCCATCTCCGGCGTGGATGCAGAGGCGCTTGATGGCGGCTGGAGTTCGACCCATAAGCAACGTGGTGGACGTGACAAACTATGTGTTGCTCGAGACCGGTCAGCCGCTGCACGTGTTTGACCTGGATCTGCTGTCCGGGAAGAGTATTGTCGTTCGCAGGGCGAGGCCCTCCGAAATTATGCGAACCCTCGATGGCGTTGACAGGAGCCTGGATGACCGTTCACTGGTGATTGCCGACGCGGATAAGCCGGTAGCGCTGGCCGGCATCATGGGGGGTGAGGGCTCTCATGTCACGGATCACAGCACGAATCTACTGATAGAGTCCGCGCACTTTGATTCCACATCGATACTTCTGACTTCTAGGCGGCTTGGCATCAGAACTGAGGCATCCGCGCGATTCGAGCGCGGTGTTGACCCTTCCGGAACGTCATTTGCCGCGATGAGGGCGTCGCGCCTTATCGTTGAGCTTTCTGGAGGACGGCTGGCTGAAGGCGAGATTGATGTCTATCCGGCGCCCGTCCCGCCACGCAAGATATTTCTCCGCCCCGGGCGTGTAAACTCGGTTCTTGGGACTGACATAGCGGCGTCGGAGATGACGAAGATTCTGAAAAGCCTGGGCGCGGGTGTCGAAAAAGGCGAGGCGCTATCCGTGACTGTGCCAACGTACAGGAGAGACCTCGAGCGAGAGATCGATCTCATAGAGGAAATCGCCAGGGTTTGCGGGTACGACAGGATACGTGAGTCACTGCCGGTCGGTGGTGGCGTCAAAGCAGGACCAACGCGCGAGCAGTCGCTTTTTTCAACGCTCGTCGATACGCTCGTGGCACAGGGGCTGTCACAGGTCGTGACTTATTCGTTTATGAACCCCGGTGACCTGGACTCACTCGAGATTCCAAAAAGCGATGAACGCCGCCGCGTTGT is drawn from Candidatus Anoxymicrobium japonicum and contains these coding sequences:
- a CDS encoding 50S ribosomal protein L35, with amino-acid sequence MPKMKTHRGAAKRFRVTGRGKLMRKHAYNGHLFTDKSAKRKHRLDSQSEVSPADDATMRKTLGVSKAR
- a CDS encoding 50S ribosomal protein L20, coding for MPRTSNSVATRQRRKKVLKMARGYRGPKSKCFKSANEQVMHSLQYAYRDRRVRKREFRKLWISRINAAAREHGMSYNKFINGLKCADVEVDRKILADIAVRDPETFGQLVEVARGGKPGKTADKAKSAGKAATKAAAASSKTAKATDVPAAS
- a CDS encoding phenylalanine--tRNA ligase subunit beta: MRVSLEWLKEYVDISMTAQELADALSMSGTAVDRVLTLDGGVTGVVVARVVEVKPHQNADNLRIAVVDDGTSVREIVCGAPNLEAGMMSPFAREGAMLPAVSTKPLRKARIRGVESDGMLLSAVELGISDERAGILELPPDTPLGVDLSDILPLEDVVLDLEITPNRPDCMSMTGVAREVSALTGAPIHMPVAGPREKVSKAGEFATIIVEDTEGCPRYTAMAVTGVTIGPSPAWMQRRLMAAGVRPISNVVDVTNYVLLETGQPLHVFDLDLLSGKSIVVRRARPSEIMRTLDGVDRSLDDRSLVIADADKPVALAGIMGGEGSHVTDHSTNLLIESAHFDSTSILLTSRRLGIRTEASARFERGVDPSGTSFAAMRASRLIVELSGGRLAEGEIDVYPAPVPPRKIFLRPGRVNSVLGTDIAASEMTKILKSLGAGVEKGEALSVTVPTYRRDLEREIDLIEEIARVCGYDRIRESLPVGGGVKAGPTREQSLFSTLVDTLVAQGLSQVVTYSFMNPGDLDSLEIPKSDERRRVVALLNPLAETGEVMRTTLVPGLLRVAAGNINRGKRDLSLFETGRAFIARGKDELPREIESIALLLCGSADEAGWSRENRAFDFFDLKGVIENLGLSLAVEKLEFDTGREPFLAAGRAASVMIDGNVAGYIGQLHPRVAAAYDIDGEFYIGEILTEIFVESGMSRVYNPVGRYPGVKVDIAVVVEENLGARVVEESIRESGGTLLESVRLFDVYRGPQVAGGKKSLAYALEFGSSSGTLTDEQAHAELKEIIAGLEKNLGASIRGREREGEDS
- a CDS encoding translation initiation factor IF-3, with translation MIRCPSVRLISDSGEQLGIKPIEEAQSIALEKDLDLVEVAPQGTPPVCKIMDYGKFCYEQEQKQKVARKKQSVIVVKEMKMRPKIDVHDYETKKKHVVRFLSQGNKVKVTIMFRGREMTHTELGLNLLNRLAADVSDIAMVEAKARLDGRNMPMVLSPIAVVEPKKE
- a CDS encoding phenylalanine--tRNA ligase subunit alpha, which encodes MSDDLIEKFRELTADRPLLSSLVDEAMALIESSDTLEQLEDTRVKLLGKKGTVTAVFKSLGSLSPEEKPVVGEIGNVLRALVEQELARKVEQLIALEVEQRLRREAIDVTLPGRRRPFGHKHLISQVISEVTDIFMSLGYRVVTGPEVELDYYNFEALNQPPYHPARSLQDTLYVKRKDQFSDSREDIMLRTHTSPVQIRVMETERPPLYVISPGKAYRKDEVDATHSPVFHQVEGFAVGRGITMGDLKGTLEVFVRKMFGDGRDVRFRPHFFPFTEPSAEVDVSCYACEGSGCALCKGVGWLEILGCGMIDPNVFEYVGYDPEEFTGFAFGVGIERIAMMKYNIDDMRVFYENDARFLAQF